One segment of Deinococcus sp. Leaf326 DNA contains the following:
- a CDS encoding MATE family efflux transporter, which yields MSAPPLTSLPSESIHPSPRREIASIAVPVSLEMVIQLLLTFINQIIVGTLGAVAVASVGLSGSLTFLFFVTLGALGSGTSILVARRTGAGDQAGVDHTLTVTLLSSVVLAVLVSVPVILGAGTLLHLAGGAEDVTQAATPYMQVAMLALVPGMLGWIFSGALRSLGHARTPLIATSISVVVECVVAVGLVFGTGPFPELGVVGAAWALVVANTLKAAILAYQIYGPRRLASLRFPARPDWGRIARPLLALSAPLAFTEFVWSLGGFMYAAVFARVGTVALAASQIVQTLEGIFVVGSFGLMSAATVLIGRSLGAGDAPGAQLWLRRISRAGLATGLGFGLLFALSALLLPVLFPRVGTSVQEIAVLGILINAATQVFKVRNMIVGGGVLPSAGDGKGVITGDVVGAFVVGLPLAIGLGLYSPMGVWGVFLARGLEEIVKVLIFEWRHRRVNWPRLAEEQRGREVVAAH from the coding sequence ATGTCTGCGCCTCCCCTCACCAGCCTGCCTTCTGAATCGATTCACCCCTCGCCCAGACGTGAGATCGCGTCCATTGCCGTCCCTGTGAGCCTGGAAATGGTCATCCAGCTTCTGCTCACCTTCATCAATCAGATCATCGTGGGCACTCTGGGGGCCGTCGCGGTGGCGTCGGTGGGTCTGTCGGGCAGCCTGACCTTCCTGTTCTTCGTGACGCTCGGGGCACTCGGCTCGGGCACCAGCATCCTGGTTGCGCGGCGTACGGGTGCGGGCGACCAGGCCGGGGTCGACCACACCCTGACCGTCACGCTGCTCTCTTCGGTGGTGTTGGCGGTCCTCGTCTCGGTGCCGGTCATCCTGGGAGCAGGCACGCTGCTGCATCTCGCGGGCGGCGCTGAGGACGTTACACAGGCTGCCACTCCCTACATGCAGGTCGCCATGCTGGCCCTCGTGCCAGGGATGCTGGGCTGGATCTTCAGCGGAGCGCTGCGCTCGCTGGGGCACGCCCGCACCCCCCTGATCGCCACGAGTATCTCAGTGGTCGTCGAATGCGTGGTCGCGGTCGGACTCGTCTTCGGAACCGGTCCCTTTCCGGAGCTGGGTGTGGTGGGGGCCGCGTGGGCACTGGTGGTTGCCAATACCCTCAAGGCCGCCATCCTCGCCTATCAGATCTACGGGCCGCGACGACTCGCCTCGCTGAGGTTCCCGGCCCGCCCCGACTGGGGCCGGATCGCCCGCCCGCTGCTGGCCCTCTCGGCGCCGCTGGCCTTCACCGAGTTCGTCTGGAGCCTCGGGGGATTCATGTACGCCGCCGTGTTCGCGCGGGTGGGCACCGTGGCCCTGGCGGCCAGCCAGATCGTGCAGACCCTGGAGGGCATCTTCGTGGTCGGGTCATTTGGCCTGATGAGCGCGGCGACCGTCCTCATCGGGCGCTCGCTCGGCGCGGGGGACGCTCCCGGCGCGCAGCTGTGGCTCCGGCGCATTTCACGTGCCGGCTTGGCGACCGGACTGGGCTTCGGGCTGCTCTTCGCACTCAGCGCTTTGCTGCTGCCGGTCCTGTTTCCCCGTGTGGGGACCAGCGTGCAGGAGATTGCGGTGCTGGGCATCCTCATCAACGCGGCCACGCAGGTCTTCAAGGTGCGCAACATGATCGTGGGCGGCGGCGTGCTGCCCAGCGCGGGGGACGGTAAGGGCGTCATCACGGGAGACGTGGTCGGGGCCTTCGTGGTAGGGCTGCCGCTCGCCATCGGGCTGGGACTGTACAGCCCGATGGGCGTCTGGGGGGTGTTCCTGGCGCGCGGCCTGGAGGAGATCGTCAAAGTGCTGATCTTCGAATGGCGCCACCGCCGCGTGAACTGGCCGCGCTTGGCCGAGGAGCAGCGCGGACGTGAGGTCGTGGCCGCCCACTGA
- a CDS encoding aspartate aminotransferase family protein, with translation MTTQPQQSKWLEAEQKYDSGVYNKHQVVMVRAKGATVWDETGREYIDCVAGYGVANIGHGHPDVVKAIKDQADRLIVMPQTLPNDKRAEFLTELVGVLPQGLERVFLCNSGTEAMEAAKKFAITGTGRKRFVSMKRGFSGRSLGALAFTWEPKYREPFGDAVDNRNVDFITYGDIEQLRAAVTDETAAVILEPVQGEGGVRPASIEFMQEARRITKEKGALLILDEIQTGFCRTGKMFACEHSGVIPDAMTLAKAMAGGLPVGALAMTAEVADRMPAGGHGTTFGGNPMTMAAGVAAIRAMKREQMAEQAREKGAYFMEKLRAIGSPKIREVRGLGLMIGVELKEKSAPYIAALEHEESVLTLQATPLVVRFLPPVTISKEQIDQVIAAFARVLESVNPREGRVAELAAEIKEDKQTE, from the coding sequence ATGACGACCCAACCGCAGCAGAGCAAGTGGCTCGAGGCCGAACAGAAGTACGACAGCGGTGTGTACAACAAGCACCAGGTCGTGATGGTGCGGGCCAAGGGCGCGACCGTCTGGGACGAAACGGGCCGCGAGTACATCGACTGCGTGGCTGGATACGGTGTGGCGAACATCGGGCACGGGCACCCGGACGTGGTCAAGGCCATCAAGGACCAGGCCGACCGCCTCATCGTGATGCCGCAGACGCTGCCCAACGACAAGCGCGCCGAGTTCCTGACCGAGCTGGTCGGCGTGCTGCCGCAGGGCCTGGAGCGCGTGTTCCTGTGCAACTCGGGTACCGAGGCGATGGAGGCGGCCAAGAAGTTCGCCATCACCGGCACCGGCCGCAAACGCTTTGTGAGCATGAAGCGCGGCTTCTCGGGCCGCTCGCTGGGCGCGCTCGCCTTCACCTGGGAGCCCAAGTACCGTGAGCCCTTCGGCGACGCCGTGGACAACCGCAACGTGGACTTCATCACCTACGGCGACATCGAACAGCTCCGCGCTGCCGTGACCGATGAAACGGCCGCCGTCATCCTCGAACCCGTGCAGGGCGAGGGCGGCGTGCGACCAGCCAGCATCGAGTTCATGCAGGAAGCCCGCCGCATCACGAAGGAAAAGGGCGCCCTCCTGATCCTCGACGAGATCCAGACCGGCTTTTGCCGCACCGGCAAGATGTTCGCCTGCGAGCACTCGGGCGTGATCCCCGACGCCATGACGCTCGCCAAGGCGATGGCGGGCGGGCTGCCTGTCGGCGCGCTGGCGATGACGGCCGAGGTGGCCGACCGCATGCCGGCCGGCGGCCACGGCACCACCTTCGGCGGCAATCCCATGACGATGGCGGCCGGGGTCGCGGCCATCCGCGCTATGAAGCGCGAGCAGATGGCCGAGCAGGCCCGCGAAAAGGGCGCGTACTTCATGGAGAAGCTGCGCGCCATCGGCTCGCCCAAAATCCGCGAGGTGCGTGGACTGGGCCTGATGATCGGCGTCGAGCTCAAGGAAAAGAGCGCGCCCTACATCGCCGCTCTGGAACACGAGGAGAGCGTGCTGACCCTCCAGGCCACGCCGCTGGTCGTGCGCTTCCTGCCGCCCGTGACCATCAGCAAGGAGCAGATCGATCAGGTGATCGCCGCCTTTGCGCGCGTGCTGGAAAGCGTCAATCCGCGTGAGGGGCGCGTGGCCGAGCTGGCCGCCGAGATCAAGGAAGACAAGCAGACCGAGTAG
- a CDS encoding phospholipase A2: protein MSVPRLLVCAAVTVLGLVACAPRLDVPPAPEVSARLAYIGRVAWGEVAAYDAEYAAQAGAPFAGLDWSRNGCSAPTGLGLGYRELFRPACNVHDFAYRNLGREARTADNRLRSDAALLRNLQTICRSLARAQRPGCLAAASAYVRAVRWRGDERF, encoded by the coding sequence GTGTCTGTGCCTCGCCTTCTGGTCTGCGCCGCCGTTACCGTGCTCGGCCTAGTGGCCTGCGCGCCGCGCCTCGACGTGCCGCCTGCTCCGGAAGTGTCGGCGCGACTGGCCTATATCGGACGGGTGGCCTGGGGCGAGGTCGCTGCCTACGACGCCGAGTACGCCGCGCAGGCCGGGGCGCCGTTCGCCGGGCTGGACTGGTCGCGCAACGGGTGCAGCGCGCCCACCGGGCTGGGCCTGGGCTACCGCGAGCTGTTCCGGCCCGCGTGCAACGTCCACGACTTCGCCTACCGCAACCTGGGACGCGAGGCCCGCACAGCGGACAACCGGCTGCGCAGCGACGCGGCTTTATTACGCAACCTCCAGACCATCTGCCGTTCGTTGGCCCGCGCGCAGCGTCCGGGCTGCCTTGCTGCAGCGTCGGCCTATGTGCGGGCGGTGAGGTGGCGCGGCGATGAGCGCTTCTGA
- a CDS encoding methylmalonyl-CoA mutase family protein produces MKTKNEWLSSVYQPAAQKFPERKYNFTNLSDMDPEPIYTADDLEDWDAGRELGYPGEFPYTRGVQPSVYRGKLWTMRMFAGFGSAEQTNARFHALLSAGQTGLSTAFDLPTLMGYDSDHPFSRGEVGKCGVAVSSLADMELLFAGIDPTTVTTSMTINSPANAIWAMYIANAQKQGKDLGQVGGTIQNDILKEFIAQKEFIYPPAPSVKLVIDTFEWGPKVLPKWNFISVSGYHIREAGATGVQELAFTLADGFHYVEKALERGLNIDEFAPRISFFWDIHNDFFEEIAKMRAARRIWARQMRDRYGAKNPRSLMLRTHSQTAGVSLPAQQPLNNIARVAIQALAAVLGGTQSLHTDSFDEALALPTEEAATIALRTQQIIAYETGVAGVVDPLAGSYYVEKLTNDIEAAALGYIEQIRALGGVEAGIESGFFQLEMAEAAYRYQREVERGERIIVGVNDFVQDPVSVPIQNIDPQVEALQAARLAQVRRERDPKRAEAALADLRSTAVTGANSMPAFLECAHAYCTLGEQMDILKTVYGEYTEPVLI; encoded by the coding sequence ATGAAGACCAAGAACGAGTGGCTGAGCAGCGTCTACCAGCCCGCCGCCCAGAAGTTCCCCGAGCGCAAGTACAACTTCACCAACCTGTCCGACATGGACCCGGAGCCGATCTACACCGCCGACGACCTGGAGGACTGGGACGCCGGGCGAGAACTGGGTTACCCCGGCGAGTTTCCGTATACGCGCGGCGTGCAGCCCTCGGTGTACCGGGGCAAGCTGTGGACCATGCGGATGTTCGCGGGCTTCGGCAGCGCTGAGCAGACGAACGCCCGCTTTCACGCGCTGCTGAGCGCGGGCCAGACGGGCCTCTCGACCGCCTTCGACCTGCCGACCCTGATGGGGTACGACTCGGACCACCCCTTCTCGCGCGGTGAGGTCGGCAAGTGCGGCGTGGCGGTGAGCAGCCTCGCGGATATGGAATTGCTGTTCGCGGGCATCGACCCGACGACCGTCACGACGTCCATGACCATCAACAGCCCGGCCAACGCCATCTGGGCCATGTACATCGCCAACGCGCAGAAGCAGGGCAAGGATCTGGGTCAGGTCGGCGGCACCATCCAGAACGACATCCTGAAGGAATTCATCGCGCAAAAAGAGTTCATCTACCCCCCTGCGCCCAGCGTGAAACTCGTCATCGATACCTTCGAGTGGGGGCCCAAGGTGCTGCCGAAGTGGAACTTCATCTCGGTGAGCGGCTACCACATCCGCGAGGCGGGGGCGACCGGCGTGCAGGAACTGGCCTTCACGCTGGCCGACGGCTTCCACTATGTCGAAAAGGCGCTGGAGCGCGGGCTGAACATCGACGAGTTCGCGCCGCGCATCTCTTTTTTCTGGGACATCCACAACGACTTCTTCGAGGAAATCGCCAAGATGCGCGCCGCCCGCCGCATCTGGGCGCGGCAGATGCGGGACCGCTACGGCGCGAAGAACCCCCGCAGCCTGATGCTGCGTACCCACTCGCAGACCGCCGGGGTGTCGCTGCCGGCGCAGCAGCCGCTGAACAACATCGCGCGGGTGGCGATTCAGGCCCTCGCCGCCGTACTGGGCGGCACCCAGAGCCTGCACACCGACTCCTTCGACGAGGCGCTGGCCCTGCCCACAGAGGAAGCCGCGACCATCGCGCTGCGCACCCAGCAGATCATCGCCTACGAGACGGGCGTGGCCGGCGTGGTAGACCCGCTGGCCGGCAGCTACTACGTCGAGAAGCTGACGAACGACATTGAGGCCGCCGCGCTGGGGTACATCGAGCAGATTCGCGCGCTGGGCGGAGTCGAAGCTGGGATCGAGAGCGGCTTTTTCCAGCTGGAGATGGCCGAGGCCGCCTACCGTTACCAGCGTGAGGTCGAGCGCGGCGAACGCATCATCGTGGGCGTCAACGACTTCGTGCAGGACCCGGTCAGCGTGCCCATCCAGAATATTGACCCGCAGGTTGAGGCCCTGCAGGCCGCGCGGCTGGCTCAGGTGCGGCGTGAGCGTGACCCGAAACGTGCCGAGGCCGCCCTGGCCGACCTGCGGAGCACCGCCGTCACGGGTGCCAATTCCATGCCCGCCTTCCTGGAGTGCGCCCATGCCTACTGCACCCTGGGCGAGCAGATGGACATCCTGAAAACCGTCTACGGCGAATACACCGAGCCGGTGCTGATCTAG